A genomic region of Saimiri boliviensis isolate mSaiBol1 chromosome 20, mSaiBol1.pri, whole genome shotgun sequence contains the following coding sequences:
- the FLT4 gene encoding LOW QUALITY PROTEIN: vascular endothelial growth factor receptor 3 (The sequence of the model RefSeq protein was modified relative to this genomic sequence to represent the inferred CDS: inserted 1 base in 1 codon), with protein MQRGAAQCLRLWLCLGLLDGLVSGYSMTPPTLNITEESYVIDTGDSLSISCRGQHPLEWAWPGAQEAPAAGDKDSEDTGVVQDCEGTETRPYCKVLLLGEVHAGNTGCYLCYYKYIKARVEGTTAASSYVFVRDFKQPFINKADTLLVNKKDAMWVPCLVSLPGLNVTLRSQSSVLWPDGQEVVWDDRRGMRVPTPLLRDALYLQCQTTWGDQDFLSNPFLVHITGNELYDIQLFPKKSLELLVGEKLVLNCTVWAEFDSGVTFDWDYPGKQAERGKWVPERRSQQTHTELSSILTIHNVSQHDLGSYVCEANNGIEKFRDSTEVIVHEKPFISVEWLKGPILEATAGDELVKLPVKLAAYPPPEFQWYKDGKAVSGRHSPHALMLKEVTEANAGIYTLALWNSAAGLRCNISLELVVNVPPXIHEKEASSPSIYSRHSRQALTCTAYGVPPPLSVQWHWRPWTPCKMFAQRSLQRRRRQQDLMPQCRDWKEVTTQDAVNPIESLDTWTEFVEGKNKTVSKLVIQNANVSAMYKCVVSNKVGQDERLIYFYVTTIPDGFSIESKPSEELLEGQPVLLSCQADSYKYEHLRWYRLNLSTLHDAHGNPLLLDCKNVHLFATPLAASLEEVAPGHATLNLSIPHVAPEHEGHYVCEVQDQRNHDKHCHKKYLSVQALEAPRLTQNLTDLLVNVSDSLEMHCLVAGAHVPSIMWYKDERLLEEKSGVDLADSNQKLSIQRVREEDAGRYLCSVCNAKGCVNSSASVAVEGSEDKGNMEIVILVGTGVIAVFFWVLLLLIFCNMRRPAHADIKTGYLSIIMDPGEVPLEEQCEYLSYDASQWEFPRERLHLGRVLGHGAFGKVVEASAFGINKGSSCDTVAVKMLKEGATASEHRALMSELKILIHIGNHLNVVNLLGACTKPNGPLMVIVEYCKYGNLSNFLRAKRETFSPYAEKSPEQRRRFRAMVEGARADRRRPGSSDGALLARFLTGKGGAGRASPDREAEDLWLSPLTMEDLVCYSFQVARGMEFLASRKCIHRDLAARNILLSESDVVKICDFGLARDIYKDPDYVRKGSARLPLKWMAPESIFDKVYTTQSDVWSFGVLLWEIFSLGASPYPGVQINEEFCQRLRDGTRMRAPELATPAIRRIMLNCWSGDPKARPAFSELVEILGHLLQGGSLQEEEESHMAPRGSQSSEEGSFSQASTTALHVTQADAEDSPPSLQHHSLAARYYNCVSFPGCLARGTQTRGSSRMKTFEEFPMTPTTFKASVDNQTDSGMVLASEEFEQIESRHRRESGFSCKGPGQNVDVTRAHPDSQGRRRRPDRGAGGGQVFYNSEYGELLEPSEEDHCSPSAHVPFFTDNSY; from the exons ATGCAGCGGGGCGCCGCGCAGTGCCTGCGACTGTGGCTCTGCCTCGGACTCCTGGACG GCCTGGTGAGTGGCTACTCCATGACCCCCCCGACCTTGAACATCACAGAAGAGTCATACGTCATCGACACCGGTGACAGCCTGTCCATCTCCTGCAG GGGACAGCACCCCCTTGAGTGGGCCTGGCCAGGAGCTCAGGAGGCACCAGCCGCTGGGGACAAGGACAGCGAGGACACAGGGGTGGTGCAAGACTGCGAAGGCACAGAAACCAGGCCCTACTGCAAGGTGCTGCTGCTGGGAGAGGTGCACGCCGGCAACACGGGGTGCTACCTCTGCTACTACAAGTACATCAAGGCCCGCGTCGAGGGCACCACGGCCGCCAGCTCCTATGTGTTCGTGAGAG ACTTCAAACAGCCATTCATCAACAAGGCTGACACACTCCTGGTCAACAAGAAGGACGCCATGTGGGTGCCCTGTCTGGTGTCCCTCCCCGGCCTCAACGTCACGCTGCGCTCT CAAAGCTCAGTGCTGTGGCCAGACGGGCAGGAGGTGGTGTGGGACGACCGGCGGGGCATGCGGGTGCCCACGCCGCTGCTGCGTGATGCCCTGTACCTGCAGTGCCAGACCACCTGGGGGGACCAGGACTTCCTTTCCAACCCCTTCCTCGTGCACATCACAG GCAACGAGCTCTATGACATCCAGCTGTTCCCCAAGAAGTCACTGGAGCTGCTAGTCGGGGAGAAGCTGGTCCTGAACTGCACCGTGTGGGCTGAGTTCGACTCAGGTGTCACTTTTGATTGGGACTACCCCGGGAAGCAG GCAGAGCGGGGTAAGTGGGTGCCCGAGCGACGCTCCCAGCAGACCCACACAGAGCTCTCCAGCATCCTGACCATCCACAACGTCAGCCAGCACGACCTGGGCTCGTATGTGTGTGAGGCCAACAACGGCATCGAGAAATTTCGGGACAGCACTGAGGTCATTGTGCATG AAAAGCCCTTCATCAGCGTCGAGTGGCTCAAAGGACCCATTCTGGAGGCCACCGCAGGTGATGAACTGGTGAAGCTGCCCGTGAAGCTGGCAGCGTACCCCCCGCCTGAGTTCCAATG GTACAAGGATGGAAAGGCGGTGTCCGGGCGCCACAGTCCACATGCCCTGATGCTCAAGGAGGTGACAGAGGCCAACGCAGGCATCTACACCCTCGCCTTATGGAACTCCGCTGCTGGCCTGAGGTGCAACATCAGCCTAGAGCTGGTGGTGAATG TGCCCC ACATACACGAGAAGGAGGCCTCCTCCCCAAGCATCTACTCGCGCCACAGCCGCCAGGCCCTTACCTGCACGGCCTACGGGGTGCCCCCGCCTCTCAGTGTCCAGTGGCACTGGCGGCCCTGGACACCCTGCAAGATGTTTGCCCAGCGCAGTCT ccagcggcggcggcggcagcaagACCTCATGCCACAGTGCCGTGACTGGAAGGAGGTGACCACGCAGGATGCCGTGAACCCCATCGAGAGCCTGGACACTTGGACCGAGTTTGTGGAGGGGAAGAATAAG ACCGTGAGCAAGCTGGTGATCCAGAATGCCAATGTGTCCGCCATGTACAAGTGTGTGGTCTCCAACAAGGTGGGCCAGGACGAGCGGCTCATCTACTTCTACGTGACCA CCATCCCCGACGGCTTCAGCATCGAATCCAAGCCATCTGAGGAGCTGCTAGAGGGCCAGCCCGTGCTCCTGAGCTGCCAAGCCGACAGCTACAAGTACGAGCATCTGCGCTGGTACCGCCTCAACCTGTCCACGCTACACGATGCGCATGGGAACCCACTGCTGCTCGACTGCAAGAACGTGCACCTGTTCGCCACCCCTCTGGCCGCcagcctggaggaggtggcaccaGGCCATGCCACGCTCAACCTGAGCATCCCGCACGTGGCGCCCGAGCATGAGGGCCACTATGTGTGCGAGGTGCAGGACCAGCGCAACCACGACAAGCACTGCCACAAGAAGTACCTGTCGGTGCAGG CCCTGGAAGCCCCTCGACTCACGCAGAACTTGACTGACCTCCTGGTGAACGTGAGCGACTCCCTGGAGATGCATTGCTTGGTGGCCGGAGCGCACGTGCCCAGCATTATGTGGTACAAAGACGAAAGGCTGCTGGAGGAAAAGTCTG gAGTCGACTTGGCGGACTCCAACCAGAAGCTGAGCATCCAGCGCGTGCGCGAGGAGGACGCGGGACGCTATCTGTGCAGCGTGTGCAACGCCAAGGGCTGTGTCAACTCCTCAGCCAGTGTGGCCGTGGAAG GCTCTGAGGATAAAGGCAACATGGAGATCGTGATCCTTGTTGGTACCGGGGTCATCGCTGTCTTCTTCtgggtcctcctcctccttatctTCTGTAACATGAGGAGG CCGGCCCACGCAGACATCAAAACCGGCTACCTGTCCATCATCATGGATCCCGGGGAGGTGCCTCTGGAGGAGCAATGCGAATACCTGTCCTACGACGCCAGCCAGTGGGAGTTCCCCCGAGAGCGGCTGCACCTGG GGAGAGTGCTGGGCCATGGCGCCTTCGGGAAGGTGGTGGAAGCCTCCGCCTTCGGCATCAACAAGGGCAGCAGCTGTGACACCGTGGCCGTGAAAATGCTGAAAG AGGGTGCCACGGCCAGCGAGCACCGTGCGCTGATGTCGGAGCTCAAGATCCTGATTCACATCGGCAACCACCTCAACGTGGTCAACCTCCTGGGGGCGTGCACCAAGCCCAACG GGCCCCTCATGGTGATCGTGGAGTACTGCAAGTACGGCAACCTCTCCAACTTCCTGCGCGCCAAGCGGGAGACCTTCAGCCCCTATGCA GAGAAGTCCCCGGAGCAGCGCAGACGCTTCCGCGCCATGGTGGAGGGCGCCAGGGCGGATCGGAGGAGGCCAGGGAGCAGCGACGGGGCCCTCCTTGCACGGTTCCTAACGGGCAAGGGTGGAGCAGGGCGGGCTTCTCCAGACCGAGAAG CCGAGGACCTGTGGCTGAGCCCGCTGACCATGGAAGACCTTGTCTGCTACAGCTTCCAGGTGGCCAGAGGGATGGAGTTCCTGGCTTCCCGAAAG TGCATCCACAGAGACCTGGCTGCTCGGAACATTCTGCTGTCAGAAAGCGACGTGGTAAAGATCTGTGACTTTGGCCTTGCCCGGGACATCTACAAAGACCCTGACTACGTCCGCAAGGGCAGT gcccGGCTGCCCCTGAAGTGGATGGCCCCTGAAAGCATCTTTGACAAGGTGTACACCACGCAGAGTGACGTGTGGTCCTTTGGGGTGCTGCTCTGGGAGATCTTCTCTCTGG GGGCCTCCCCGTACCCTGGGGTGCAGATCAATGAGGAGTTCTGCCAGCGGCTGAGAGACGGCACGAGGATGAGGGCCCCGGAGCTGGCCACTCCCGCCAT ACGCCGCATCATGCTCAACTGCTGGTCTGGAGACCCCAAGGCGAGACCTGCATTCTCGGAGCTGGTGGAGATTCTGGGGCACCTGCTCCAGGGCGGGAGCCTGCAA gaagaggaggagagccACATGGCCCCTCGAGGCTCTCAGAGCTCAGAAGAGGGCAGCTTCTCGCAGGCATCCACCACGGCCCTGCATGTCACCCAGGCCGACGCTGAGGACAGCCCGCCAAGCCTACAGCACCACAGCCTGGCCGCCAG